The DNA segment AAAAGTTATTTGATAATTTATGGAAGCAGCTGTTTCCCCAAGTGAATATCGCAAGTGGTTAAAAAAATGGTACCTACTTTGTATCATTTATGGTATATTtattactatttttttttaattatatacaTATCTTGTTTTGAGTAGATAAATAtttaaaactgaaaaatctatTCACCCTTTCAAGGGTTTCAACTCAGTTAAGAGTGAGGTATTCTTCAATaggtatttttttatttgacgcCATGTAAATAAACTTCTTCCAGTATTTTCTTTTGGTTAGGTCAAaattcaaaactgaaaaatctatTCACTATTCAAAGATTACACAGACGTGGAATTGTAAAGTTTTAACAAGCCAGCAAGTTCTATTTTTGGCCAGTGTATCATGTCCTGAAATCTTTCGTAATTGTTTTTTTAACACCCTATATACACCTCTTTCGAAGATTTCTCCGAATAAACAACGTTAAACATTTCATCAAGGAACATTTCACAATATCCTTGAGCAATGGCGTAACTTTGAGGTCCTAGCGTCCAAATATTGAAGCAAATTGACCAAAACATACTATACTTTGCCTAAAGATACAAAAATTTTATTGTGATGCTAATATAACAACCTCATTAATTGCTTGTATATCGAGGAATTCGATTTTCAATAACTACGTATTAAAACAGTTACGAGTTCTTCAGAAGTTTAGCagcttcaaaaatttcaaaggaGAAATTATAGTTCTGTATTTGGATTTCATTTCAAGGGGGCTTCAACAATGTGCttcagtaaaaaattgaatattctgaTCACTGGTAGCTCAGATGGGACTATAAGATTATGGAATACTTTGGTTATAACTAATGCTATTGGTGTTATTAAAGAGCATGAGTCAGGAATTAAGAGTATAATCCTGCTGGAAACCCTCAAACTATTCATCAGTTGTGACAAATGTGGGGTAAGACCAAAAAACTCTTTTTGGAAATAATGGCAATCATTGTGTGCATACATTTTTCAGATAGTGAAACTGTGGAGTGTTGAGGATCAAAAGTGCTATCAGACGATCCGTTTGAGTTTTCCATCTTTACGGGAACAAGGAAAAATTGTTGAGTGGGCTACTAATTGTATGTTCCTCGGCCCAAAAGAGACATATCGATCCGGTTCATCTTTAAAGTatcataaaaattccaaaaggtATAATATTTTTCACCTCACATAAACCTAattggattaaaaaaaaaaacaatttattgtaAGATCTTGCAAAATTCAAAAGCACCATCTGGAGAAAAAATAGATTTTCCCCATTATCTCTTACGATAGCAATTGTTGGATGAAACCTCTGATCGGTAGGTAGTaccgaaaaaatttttgatgatgactacaacagaaaatattttcgcaGATATTCTATTGTTCATTGGAAAAgcgaatttatttttaattacaTCATCAGTTTTTTTATATGTGATTTATCAATAGATCTTGTTGAATCATTGCCCAATGCCCAAATACGTATAGAGATATAAATCATGTAATAGATGTAGAAATGATCGAAAATCCGATTATCTCCCGAAAGAAGAATTGTTCTTAATTAATAACATTTGACACGGCCGCCTTTAAGGAGGTTATAAAAGTGAAGAGAGCCTATGCATTTGGCATGTGATTTCTTTGGAAAAATTATCAACTTGGATGCGGTATTCAACTACCCcagaacaaagattatagagttagctctataatctttgccccaGAAGTTAACAATTCTTGAGTGGAGAGTGGAGTTTGAAAACTTTAGTTAGTGAAGTCAGTGAAGTGAAGCGTTTCACTCATATCATATCTATGAGATTAAGTTGAAGGCGAAATATACGCGGATTAATATCGGAGAGAGCTAATACCAAAGAGGTTCCTCTTTGCTAATACAATAGaatatttcataattcataTGCTCAATCTATGACTTTCTATTGCTAGTTTTTGTATTTAATTTTCTAATCAGCCGACGAGAACGTCAGCctgcaaaaattttttatagacTCATTTGAGTTATCCCTCCCCACGGAAATCTTTAGTAAAAGGCGAAAGATTTATTCGCACCTGAGGAGAGATCAGAGTGAAGATGTAAAATTCAAATACGTTCTTATGCCGAAACCGTGTGTTCTAATGAGTACTATTTCCATCAATTTCTGAAAGATATTGGCAGAAGTCTATTCACGTTCAGAGAAACCCAAGAAACATCTCAAGAGTGTGGAATAGTCAAACAGTACAGAGCAAAAACTTTTTGACAAAGTGCACTATAAAAAGAGTAAAATGTTTTTATTGAAATGTTATATTGTGTTGCACGATTAGACGCCCTCTTGTGATCGCAACGCAAACGAATTGTTAAGGCAGATAGCAGATAGAGTAGATGACCGTAGCGGGCAGAGACAGCTTCGTTTTAGCGTCAAGAGATGGCAAAGTACTGCAAAGCTAAAGCATTGTATAAagactatggagggtagagagactctctaccctccataagaAAGACCAATACAATGGctaaagcaaagattatagagttagttaGTTAAccaactctataatctttggcattaagtattaatactcaatgtcCAGAGAAAATTTCTCGAGCATGTTCCTAAGGACAAGAACTCTCATTAGCATTGTATTGTATGaggatatatatttttttatacaatATCATTAGCCTTCGAAAAAATATGCCCACAAAACAACATTTCTTCAGCATTTTGGAAAACGAAATGTTAATTTTGCCCAAGTGTACATGAGAGAGTACATGAAAGACTCCTTTTAATTATATTAATTATtactattttattattgattatAACCTTATACCATTTTGATTTAAATATATCATCCATTAATTACTTCAAAAATTGTTACAGTAGTGAGTTATGGCGACTTCGTTGGTCCACATATCTTATTAATTACGCTTCAATGAATTCGATTGAGCAAGATTTTTGATGTGTGCaacatttatttcatttcacaaTGGCATGTTTCAGTGAAGAATATATATTAGAAAGAACAAACTTATGGATATCCTGCTGCAACTACCTAGCCAATATATCTTTGATATTTCAAGATAACAAGATACCCGAAGCGTTTAAAATGCATCAACTTGAACCTCCTCCAAAACAAAATAATGTTTTTATACCTAGTACTTGGCTTCTAAGCAAAGAGAGTTTTGAAGAACTGAAAGAAAAGTAAgagtttattttcaaatagCGAAAATTATGAATAGTTAAAAGGAAGAAAAATTTTCTGCAGTGACTTGGAATAATTTCTTTGTTAAATAATATATCTCTCCGAAAGTTACTGTATCTTATCCCTGCATAGTATTGTGATCATCTAAATTATACTTTTCAGAATCGATTGTGACATCGTATATCCCGAAAAGTTCAAGGATTATGAATATGTCTACGAAAAAGATAAGCTGCGAAGAATGGAACATGCAATGAAAATAAATCAGAAAATTGCCCTTCTGGACGAACAGAAAAGAGAGGTATGTTTTCTTGACAAAtaatcatatttatttattttgtatacaaaataatttctcaatttttcacaGATGCAAGAAAACGTGGTCAGGAACGCTCCATTTTTGGCTTTGAAGTTGTTTGATATTGAAGAGTTATCTCTCTCTTACTCTTTGGCAACACATGGAAAGGAAGAAAGAAATATTATGGATAAGACACACAGTATTTTGGCCGAAGCAAGCAATAAAGATGTAGTTTTCTCAGAATTATCGTCATCTAGATCAAGATCGTCTAGAAGTAGTGtcgttgaatttgaatattaaattctGAACCTTAATTGCCTATGTTTTTCACTCCTTTTTTAATAAATGAGCATTCTGATAATTCGttcttttatttatataaaGAATGGTTCATATTATCATCAAAGCTATCATCAAATTATGGAATCgaaaaatatatgtatataagcAAATattaagctaccctgtatttctaacggttttcgatatccccgGAGTCCCCCTCTTAATAGTTCTAACCAAATATTAAAGTCTCTatagtctataatctttggttctaACCCTGTATCGTAGATAGAGTATCTACGCCCTGTATACATTgattatacaggctgtcccaaaactaggtaatcaaacgtcacaccacgatgaagtagaccaaatattatcgaatgataGTAATGATACCATtcatgtcattcgatagtatttgatcaaAGATATTGATATTACATGTAATATCTttgtatttgatctactctatcgtggtgtgatgtTTGATTCActggcaaagattatagagtcagcctaacctaactctataatctttgttcacTAGTTTTGGCACAACCTGTATATACTGTATATACTCTCACTCTCTCTCTCTTCAGGATTCGTCGGGCTAACTCATTTTTCATTGATTGATATTATTGATAATGCTATcgataatttttcagaaataatgaaTCAATTTTCGTAAATTCCATCGTCAATAGTATCCGGTTGTTCTGatgcatgaaatatttcattcaaggAAAAATGTTCTCATCATTATCGCTGTGCTGTTCATAATATTGCAGGAAAGTTGTTGCTCTAGGTAACACTATATAACTTAAAATAAACTCTTTCTTGGTAGACAACAACTCAAAGATATGAAATCTTTGCAACAACCTACATATGTTTAATTTACAATATTGTAGATTAAAATCTACTTCGGCGCATCCACCATATATGATTTGGTTTAGCAGTACGTTTCGAAAAGGTCTCTCATGAAGGAGTCCAATTTGTAAGGTAATAAATTATACCTTAACTTCTCATTTCGTAATACAGCTAGCGTGCTTCCAAAAAAAGTTAAGATCCATCATCAATCTCTGAAACTCAAGTGAAAATGACTTGACAACGTGACATTGACATAAACTTTCTATGGTTATTCTGGCGCCAACGCCAACAAGACACATCAAAAATTAGGTTATATTTTTTATCCCTAGCTGGGAAACTAAATTCATTATAGATAACAAAACAAAGTACTTTGTTTATATTTTAATACCTACTTGTGTGCAGATTTATTGTTGATGTATTGAAGTGTTTTTattcgaatatatttttccCGCTCTTTATGAGCGTACCCGCCCTAATATTTGGCGCCTTATTTCAGAAAATGGAAAACGCGCCAGAGAAAACTTGAACAAAAAGTCTTTAGTGTGTTTACATTTAGACAGTGACTGAAAGAATTCAGCTttgagttttcgaattgagttaaAAGGAAATATTAAAAATGATTTCGGAGGACGCGGAAGATCAGTTATTCAAAAAACACGCAGATCTTTGCAATAAACTGAATTTAGATAGCAAATCAGTAACAGAATCATGGGAGAGTTTCAGAACTTTGAACCAAAAGTTTTCTCTAGAGGTAAAGTAATCTCAAGAAACATTTCAAACAATATTGCAATTATTATTTTAGGGCGATCCTCTACATTGGCTGGGATGTGCAGTATTTGTAGCTTGCAGAAAAAGCATCACCCCTACTGTTGGAAGTAGCGATATTGAGGGTAACTGTGTTAGTCTCACTAGTTTACTGCGTTATTGCAATCTCAAGTAAGTTTCTAGaataatgaaagtattcttgtTCATAATAGCTTTATATACACAGAGTTAATTTtcttcaaatcaattattttatcCGTCTGCAATTTTGATACTTTTGAAATAAGTGCATATACCACCTGCAATATAGAACTAAGTTATCAAATTATATTTTCCTTGAATCCAAATACACCTCTTTATGTAGTTTTAATGCTGCTTTTTTGTTTCAGTTTGATCCAATTCTTTTGTAATATACGTCGATGGTCAGATATGAATCACCTGGCCGAagaatttagaaaaaaaatagaTGCATTAGAGGAATCCTTTTCTGTCACCTGTAATGTTTTCAAGGAATACTGCATGATTTTTCCTAAAATATTCAAAGCACCAGAACTATCGGATATGGAAATTCCAAAACAGCATAGAAACAGGAAacagaagtaaatattcaaataatgtTTACAGGGGTAATACATTAAAATTTAAAAGAATTGGTTACAGGTCGGTGCAGTGCACACCTGCAAAAATATTTGAGTTTATTTGGAATCTCTACATCACAATAAGAGGGGAAGATTCTAGTTATAGTAATGACCTAGTGCAATCCTACCATTTACTTTTGGGAATATGTGATTTAGCATTCAAAAATGCTTTCTTGACTGATAGAAGAGACCTACTGAACCCACAGTTTTCAGGTAAGAATATTGAGCTACAttcagaattaattcagatagaTAACAGCTGCCAATTAAAATATCAACAGACGTTACGGTCTGACTCGAATGTCTTCCAAAATATCGCTGAAAAAACCATTCCAttgaagaagagtagatgctgataAAGATTTCAATCATAAGAGCAACACAACTCTGAAGTCGATCAAACCCTTCTATATGTAGGAAACATGTTTTGAGATCATGGGGAATTGAATTGTGTGCTAGGTGGCTCTAGAATATTATTAAAATTAACTAGCTCTTACTAGCATTCAATTTATTCCATTAATTCCATTCGTTTTCTATTGAGCTAAAAACCGTATTGCTCTGACCAGATTAAATAAGATCTTTGGAACTTCGGGGTTTTGAACGAGTAATAAATAAGAAAATGGCCTTTTTCCAGAGAAATCACATGCAAATGTAATTAACAAGTAATACAAAACAATCTGAAGACTGAACTGCTGACAAGTGAAAATTTTAACCCGAATGAACTTTAGTTCAACCTTCGTGAGAGAAGGACCAGATTTTTCGACAGTTTCTTCATTCCGATTACTCCAAAAGTAAAGACCATTAATTTGATTGTTGCTCTCAAAATATGAGATGGATACACAGGAAATATGAGATCTTGCCTCACcacttgttaaaaaaaaaaaggtccAAAATGACTGCATGGCGGTGATCGGGCACTTATGCTCAGTGATAGACGAAAGAATACCATTATAATCTCCATACATCCATTAATTTAATGAATGTGCTATTTTTCATCTATACAGGAATTGATGTAATtcaattttggaaattgattGGCTGTCATATCGTTGATAAAAAGTTTATCAAGCTTTGTATTGCTTTGTTCGCTAAAGGAAAGGCTGCTAATTTTACTCGGAATTCCCCAGATGAGTTGCGGCAAATTAGTTTTGAAGCTATGAAACCacgatattattttttttagtaAAATGTTCATAAGTTAATAGGAGGCAATACCTcaaatttgtatttttattgttttttcaggaCTACCATCAGATTGGATGAGCCCTGATTTCACATGCCCAGATGAAGTCCCATCTATAATAGATAAAATAATTACTAACTCTTCAAACTCTCTAGATGCCAAGTATGTTGAGAAATATCATTGCAGGAGT comes from the Coccinella septempunctata chromosome 2, icCocSept1.1, whole genome shotgun sequence genome and includes:
- the LOC123307690 gene encoding uncharacterized protein LOC123307690; its protein translation is MEKNEFHEIMMKVLVSDKSDKLCSEFFDLYAIDGRLTWNVTLNALISAFPSSCYDRVKLEFLGIAKNDLTKRDTIAKVLIIETSTHFYYTVYSKHGKTGIYDSNFLKLETYHVIMTREDINKTEKDRRRRNRWITDAVYLPDLKKIVVINTARSVVIYDVAGLKHTPVFLVLSVPNIPKCITYKSGTHKSDRHLFIGDDSGSVLVFSFVHKKEPLFRKKHNDKLSLHYWEKLNEEKEYVKISQIRNIHQDIIREIIYCPEDNTLTTCSRDPKASIIKIFLDHKNPTMIYEMPKGASTMCFSKKLNILITGSSDGTIRLWNTLVITNAIGVIKEHESGIKSIILLETLKLFISCDKCGIVKLWSVEDQKCYQTIRLSFPSLREQGKIVEWATNCMFLGPKETYRSGSSLKYHKNSKSEEYILERTNLWISCCNYLANISLIFQDNKIPEAFKMHQLEPPPKQNNVFIPSTWLLSKESFEELKEKIDCDIVYPEKFKDYEYVYEKDKLRRMEHAMKINQKIALLDEQKREMQENVVRNAPFLALKLFDIEELSLSYSLATHGKEERNIMDKTHSILAEASNKDVVFSELSSSRSRSSRSSVVEFEY